In Polyangia bacterium, the following proteins share a genomic window:
- a CDS encoding alpha/beta hydrolase-fold protein — MLKTYLVATVLAGVCAGLSLTACTSKKSGDATGSGGSGGASGSGGSPGTSPGTGGGSGGSGSGSGGKISEGSDAATGSGGSGTASTDGASIDVSGQEGGADTGTPDPGSDGDGMRTVPQPFKVAPETKSQSGVPHGSKIKFTMAHGTSQRYPGAVDREINVYVPSQYVKGMPAPVIVVQDGNNFYGFVDLLSNTLDNLIGANKLPPIVAVYANNGGGDAQGSERGKEYDTLSGVYAEWVDQELLPQVEQETLKQLPAKAVTFTKDPEGRGSLGGSSGGVASFIMAWYHPDLFRRVIGYSPSLVAQEFPINPDHPLGGWNFHEDDNMDDGGIIAKTSPNLPVRAWLECGTNDDGAGTALVPNTKYPHYDFYYAGTRTGGKLAAKGYHYHLDVGQGAGHVDGGMVQATLPEAVLWAWRGYQSAQ, encoded by the coding sequence GCCACAGGGTCGGGCGGTTCAGGTGGCGCGTCCGGATCGGGCGGCTCGCCTGGGACGTCTCCGGGAACCGGGGGCGGCAGCGGTGGCAGTGGCTCGGGTTCGGGCGGCAAGATTTCGGAAGGGAGCGACGCCGCGACTGGCAGCGGCGGCAGCGGCACCGCTAGCACGGACGGCGCATCGATCGACGTCAGCGGTCAAGAAGGTGGGGCCGACACCGGCACCCCGGATCCGGGCAGCGACGGCGATGGCATGCGAACGGTCCCCCAGCCGTTCAAAGTGGCCCCGGAAACCAAAAGCCAAAGCGGTGTCCCGCATGGGAGCAAGATCAAGTTCACCATGGCCCATGGCACCAGCCAGCGTTACCCCGGCGCCGTCGACCGCGAGATCAATGTTTACGTCCCGTCTCAGTACGTGAAGGGGATGCCGGCGCCGGTGATTGTCGTTCAGGACGGTAACAACTTTTATGGTTTCGTCGATCTACTGTCCAACACGCTGGACAACCTGATCGGCGCCAACAAGCTTCCGCCCATCGTCGCCGTGTACGCGAACAACGGCGGCGGCGACGCCCAGGGCAGCGAACGCGGCAAAGAGTACGACACGCTCTCGGGCGTTTACGCCGAATGGGTTGATCAGGAACTTCTACCGCAGGTCGAACAAGAGACCCTGAAGCAGCTTCCGGCCAAGGCGGTGACGTTCACCAAGGATCCCGAGGGGCGTGGCTCGCTGGGCGGCAGCTCGGGCGGCGTGGCGTCCTTCATCATGGCCTGGTACCACCCCGATCTCTTCCGCCGCGTGATCGGCTATTCGCCGTCGTTGGTGGCCCAGGAATTCCCGATCAACCCGGACCACCCGCTGGGCGGTTGGAACTTTCACGAAGATGACAACATGGACGACGGCGGGATCATCGCCAAGACGTCGCCCAATCTGCCGGTTCGGGCCTGGCTGGAGTGTGGCACCAACGACGATGGCGCTGGCACGGCCCTGGTCCCCAACACCAAGTACCCACACTACGATTTCTACTACGCGGGCACCCGCACCGGCGGAAAGCTGGCCGCCAAGGGATACCACTACCACCTGGACGTCGGCCAAGGGGCCGGCCACGTCGACGGCGGCATGGTGCAAGCCACGCTGCCCGAAGCCGTGCTGTGGGCCTGGCGCGGTTATCAGTCG